In Miscanthus floridulus cultivar M001 chromosome 8, ASM1932011v1, whole genome shotgun sequence, the sequence TTCAATTTGGTTTGATCAAGCTCATTGTTGCTCCTCGGTGCAACTATGACCTTTGCTTGCTCCTCCAAGTTGAAGTTTTTCCAAGTGAAGCTTGGATCAATGTAATCTCTGTACATCTCTAGTATTTCATTGTGGCTCACCACACCAGGATTTGTGAAATTCCATATTCCAGTGAGGTTTCTCTTTGCCATTTCGATTGAGATGGGAAGAAGTTCATCCAATATTGTCATTGAATTTGGGATGTTGACAACCTTATCATATCGGGTGATTTTGGTAATGAAATTGCGAGGATTGGAGAGATCCGATGAAATAGGCATCCTTACACGAAGGGTGCATACATTCTCGTAGTTCTTGAGCAGTTCCTcaacctataaaaataaatgttaggTTCACATGAAAGGAATAAATGTTACACCATCCAATCGGATACAGCAACTAACATGAAATACATTGAGGTAAAAAAAAAGTAACATGCCAGCAATACTGCAAAAATATTTGTCCAGAATGGCTTAGTTTCTCTCTGAAAACATCAAATGGGTGAAGTGTGTGGAACTGCGGATACAGTGATAACTCTTAGGAGCACTATGCCACTCAGTTGCATGAGGCAAAGAAAACTAAATCTATCGAAATGCTCTATCATCAAGTGAAAAACACTTGCAATTCCATGTCCCACTACTTGTGCTTGTGCTTTTGAGTGCTACATTGAAGTATAAAGAAACAAAGTACACAAGGGCCCTGCTAAAATAAACACCTTTTGCATTGCAATAAGCAACTATTTTCCAAGATTCAAGCTCATGGTATTAGACTGTTCAGAAGAAACCAAAGAGATGTACTGGCCAACAACATACACCACCACCTTGTAATATTAAGCACATTTCAGTACTTATTCAACTATCTAAAGCCTGAGCAAGATTTTAGTAAATGTCAAATGATAAGGTTACGCACAATAATCATCAGTTCCACACTCTCACATCAGCACAACTCTCAATACAATTTAAGAAATTTTGTCACAGCGTTAATTTCAAATTGCTAGTTTCCAATCTAGagtagttcaaacttttttacTACCTGATTGGGGTGACATAATATACCATTATCCAGAAAGATTATTAATATCTTATTGCATTAGCTTTGGGTGTCTGCACTCAAAAACATACTTGAGGAAGCTAGTTTATTCAAATCAACAGTCGTCAAGATGTCCTTAAGACCGAGCACCGAGCAGGAACTGATCATGGGACCATATCTTGTCAATTCCACTCTAAATCCAGCTAGTCTCTTCTTAGTGGGACTCAAAGCGTGGATGTTTAGCCACAAGATGCAGGAGCCATACCATTCAACAAGTCATTGTTTGGCAAGAAACTACAGTTTGAGAAAACAAAAGCGAGCATTCTAAAATAAGACTTGGTGCGTTTTGCAGCAATCAGCCAATCACATACACCGTGTAAAATACAAACAGAAATGTAGCAACTGATATCGTCAATTACTGATGTTTCGAACAAAAAAATCGTCAATTACTTGTTCAGCTTATACAAGTCTCTATTTTAGTTTCCAAATTGCTGTCTCTATTCAAAATACATGGTTTTCCTCCGAGTAAAACTGAATTAGCCTCACATATATTTGAATTAGTGTAACATGGTAGTATATGTTGAGGTGAGCATCTGCATTTAAATGAAGGACCTCTATAAAAATATTTGCTCCAAATGAAACAAAATTTATCTTTCGCCAAACCATACACATAATAGTGTACTGGCACAAAAACAGAGCACCATGGCAGGATCAGAACTAGCTAGTGTGGATGGATGGGGAAGACCGGATCAGACTGCTCTGGGAACTCAAAGCGCTACAGAAATTTCTAAAGGCTTCATTCAGAAATACTAGTAAGGGCTTGTTTAGATCCGGCATGTAAAGTATTggaatgtcacatcggatgttacatgagggtgtcgcatggggtgttcggatactaataaaaaaaacaaattacagaattcgccagtaaaccgcgagacgaatttattaagtctaattaatccgtcaatagcacatgtgtactgtagcactttattgtcaaattatagactaattaggcttaaaagattcgtctcgtaaattaggcgcaaactgtgcaattagttatttttttagtctatatttaatactccatgcatgtgtccaaatattcgatatgacatggcgtaaagttttagggtgggaactaaacaagggctaagtcaTCATTTTGCTTAAGTCAACCAGAGCTGAATGGCAACGCAATCAACCATTATGCTGACGGCTGACCAAGATGCACACACTATCAGCTACGTACGGATCTTGTACGTACTACGCCAGATCCAAGTGACAGCACCCTTCAGGATGAAGTGTGCCTGTCGCCTGAATCGAACTCCAACCACTAGTGAGAAATCGACAAGTGAGAGGCACAGTTTTGTACCATGCTCATCGAACTAATCACCCCGGGTCATACCCTCGACGCGCGATCAGACAGACAGTGCCACTTCAATTTGAGCAAAACGGGAACGATTTCTTGCGACTTGCCATTTGCAGAGAACCTTGATCATAAAAGCTATGTATAGCATAATGCTGGAAGAGGAGAGAGAGTTATAGTTGGTACCATGGCCTTGGTTTTGGAGTAGAATGATCCGACGAAGTTGGGCGTGTCCTCCTCCTTGAAGCCGACCCCGGAGCCGAGCGGGTGCCCCTCGTCGTACTCGAAGATGCATCCCGTGGCGTAGTTGATGAGCACGAGCCCGCGGCCCCGGCAGACGTCGGCGAGCGTGAGCGTGCCCACGACGTTGGCGCGGATGGTCTCGGCGCGGTGCGTCTCGCACCAGTCGACGTTGGGCCGCCCAGTGACGCCCGCGGCGTTGAACACGTGCGTGGGCGTGGTGGCGTCGAtgtcggcctcgagcgaggcgcgGCTCTCGAGCCTGCCCGCGCCGTAGGCGAAGGGGATCCCGCGCGCGGCGCAGAGGTCGCCCAGCAGGCCCCCGATCCAGCCCGTGCGGCCGTAGATGAGGAACTTGAGCGCCGGTACGGGCGCCGGCTCCGCCGAGCCGTTGGTGGTGGCGGCGCCCATGCCGAGATCCGGGATGGAGGGCGGGGAGTGGCAGAGTGGTGGTGGCGACTGGCGAGGCGGGGCTGACCTGGTGGGGAGAGGATCAGAGGAGACGCGGATGCTCTTTTATTGCCGAGGTGAGCTGATACTGTCAGAGAGTCCCTGGTCTGTCTGGACTCTGGAGCGATTGCGCTGGGACTGGGACACGCGAACGCCGACGGTGACGCCGCAACACAGCCTGGTCCACCGCAACCGTGCGCGATCCGACGGCGGCTCAGATTttgtttaacacttttttaaactaattttaaatctaatattgttttaattttttttttcaaaattaacACTTTTGCCCGTGCCTATTTCCCTAACGTGgtgaaacgcctgtgccgcgtcCTGCATGCTGGCCTgacgagagggatgacgtggcgacgaccggtgacgtggcagggtctgccgcgccaccgatcttggcgcgataGTGACGCgtcctgatcggtggcgcggtagagcTGCCTAAAGGCCCGCGGCCCAGTCCAGCCACGCCACGCACGCCCGAGCACACCCGCCTGCCCGCACGCTGCCGCCACGCCCGCCCACGCCTGCCGGCTGCTGCGCCTGGTCGCCTGTCCGCCGCGCCTGCCGCCGGCCTCACCATGCACGTCGGCGCGCCACTCACGCCGcacccgccgcgcccgccgcgccggtgaaaggatctaacaatacctagagggggtgaataggcgtatctaaaaattaactataaatgctaagttcaaatttattagtcaatgtcggaagtcccgacgtttaggtcggaactctcgacattgtcagaagttccggcacaaacgtcagcagtcccgacgcctacgtgaactataaAAGCAGtgtcaaatttaactttgcggataaataatcttacaaccacacttcctagtggtttggtgaagatgttgggtcactcccttgacgtcgtaaagcctccaaaccgtagatcgagtccaaaccctaaaatgaaagTATGGAAGAGAAAGAGACAaataaatacaagtaatctctagcaatcacaacaacaagcacacgggacacaaggatttatcccgaggttcgacaaccccataaaggagctcctacgtcctcgttgttgaggtgaccaccaaggtcggagtctcttccatctccttgcctctctcaaagcggcCACAAaagtcacttgagctttccactaagaaatcaaaggtaATACGAACTtctcaaggctcttccacaagatgaaagCTCTTGGACAACGCCTATCCgactaggggcaaagccccaagagtaatagatgcaaaatcaact encodes:
- the LOC136473746 gene encoding bifunctional dTDP-4-dehydrorhamnose 3,5-epimerase/dTDP-4-dehydrorhamnose reductase-like; translated protein: MGAATTNGSAEPAPVPALKFLIYGRTGWIGGLLGDLCAARGIPFAYGAGRLESRASLEADIDATTPTHVFNAAGVTGRPNVDWCETHRAETIRANVVGTLTLADVCRGRGLVLINYATGCIFEYDEGHPLGSGVGFKEEDTPNFVGSFYSKTKAMVEELLKNYENVCTLRVRMPISSDLSNPRNFITKITRYDKVVNIPNSMTILDELLPISIEMAKRNLTGIWNFTNPGVVSHNEILEMYRDYIDPSFTWKNFNLEEQAKVIVAPRSNNELDQTKLKREFPELLSIKESLIKYVFEPNCKTSKA